The sequence below is a genomic window from Coregonus clupeaformis isolate EN_2021a unplaced genomic scaffold, ASM2061545v1 scaf2998, whole genome shotgun sequence.
TCagccacatacagttgaagtcggaagtttatatacaccatagccaaatacatttaaactcagtttttcacaattcctgacatttaatcctagtaaacattccctgtcttaggtcagttaggatcaccactttattttaagaatgtgaaatgtcagaataatagtagagagaattatttatttaagcttttatttctttcatcacattcccagtgggtcagaagtttacatacattcaattagtatttggtagtattgcctttaaattgtttaacttgggtcaaacgtttcgggtagccttccacaagcttcccacaataagttgggtgaattttggcccattcctcctgacagagctggtgtaactaagtcaggtttgtaggcctccttgctcgcacacgctttttcagttctgcccacacattttctataggattgaggtcagggctttgtgatgaccactccaataccttgactttgttgtccttaagccattttgccacaactttggaagtatgcttggggtcattgtccatttggaagacccatttgcgaccaagctttaacttcctgactgatgtcttgagatgttgcttcaatatatccacatcattttccttcctcatgatggcatctattttggaagtgcaccagtccctcctgcagcaaagcacccccacagcatgatgctgccacccccgtgcttcacggttgggatggtgttcttcggcttgcaagtaccccctttctcctccaaacataacaatggtcattggccaaacagttctatttttgtttcatcagaccagaggacatttctccaaaaagtacgatctttgtccccatgtgcagttgcaaactgtagtctggcttttttatggcgattttggagcagtggcttcttccttgctgagcggcctttcaggttatgtcgatataggactcgttttactgtggatatagatacttttgtacctgtttcctccagcatctttacaggGTCTTtagctgttgttctgagattgatttgcacttttcgcaccaaagtacgttcatctctaggagacagaacgtgtctccttcctgagcagtatgacggctgcgtggtcccatggtgtttatacttgcgtactattgtttgtacagatgaacataccttcaggcgtttggaaattgctcccaaggatgaaccagacttgtggaagtctacaattttctttctgaggtcttggctgatttcttttgattttcccattatgtcaaacaaagaggcactgatgttgaaggtaggctttgaaatacatcctcatgtacacctccaattgactaaaatgatgtcaattagcctatcagaagcttctaaagccatgacatcattttctggaattttccaagctgtttaaaggcacagtcaacttagtgtatgtaaacttctgacccactggaattgtgatacagtgacttataagtgaaataatctgtctgtaaacaattgttggaaaaatgacttgtgtcatgcacaaagtagatgacctaaccgacttgccaaaactatagtttgttaaaaataaatttgtggagtggttgaaaaacaagttttaatgactccaacctaagtgtatgtaaacttccgacttcaactgtatcattgTGCACATGGAGACCACCATGTTGGCAAGGAGCTTAGAGGCAGCAGATACTGAGATCCTCTCCTTGTTCCTCAGCTTGTATATccttaattataaactgggtggttcgagccctgaatgctgattggctgacagacgtggtatatcagaccgtataccacgggtatgacaaaacatttatttttacagctctaattacattggtaaccagtttataatagcaataaggcacctcagagtttgtgatatatggccaatataccacggctaagggctgtgtcctagCACTCCTCATTGcttcgtgcgtaagaacagccatataccacaccccctcgggccttattgcttaaataaagtGGGGTCGAGGGAGAATTGAAAAAGATAGGATGGAAAAGATATATACATAATCTAGCAAGGCATCAAGATAAACACATTTACAGGAAGAGTTGGATATTCAGCTCATTCGTCCCTTGGTATGCATAGAGTAACTATAGGCCTACACAGAGATCTGAATATACAGGGATTTGAAACTATCTACAGCCTCTACCGCTGCCACATCAATCTAAATAAGAGTGTGGCTCACCCTGTGAGTCCTAAAGTCAACAATGAGTTATTTTGAAAGCTGCCATGAGGGATGTGTGTGACCTAAAATAATAGCCACATCTGTGCtgcctctctttcctctcttcaccTGTGGCTTCCTGTAGGTTCCCCACAGACCACAAAGCCCTTGACGTCTTCACCAtttcaaaatgtaaaatgtgttttcTATGATTTCTATGATTGTTTCAGAATTTGTGTCACAAAAAGTAGCCAAATCTGGCCAATAATGTGGTTGTTTGCCTAAATCCAATTTCATCCACTGGCTAGATAGCAGCAAAGGCCATCTATTTGTGCCTTATAACCATTATTTTCTGGAAAATGTCTAAGCGGGATTCTTGAGACGTCCGAACTCtcattgaagttgaaatttaaaACGGCTAAGGTAACGATTAAggtagggttaggtaagggttctGGTTcaggtttagggtaagggtaagggtaggggttaaggttaggattagggtttatgttagggacgtcccaaggatagCAGTAACCATGATTTTATACCTCAGTGCTCTTAACTCCTGGCAGTAGTTTTGGGAGTTCCCAACTATGATTAGACTACTATTACATAATCAGTTACTAGGCAATCAAGGAAGGATCAGGTTCTGATGAGCCAGCAAGTAAGGAAACCAACAACTACAGAATCTTCTGAAGCAGAACAATTCTTGCATGTAGCCAAAACAGCAGTTTGAGATTGTCCTCAATTTTATTATTGTGCCAGTTCCCTTCCCTTCTTGTCTCCCACATGGGTGACCTAATTCCAGGTCTGAGTTTAAATTCTTTGAAATCACGTGGTGGGGGCAGTGTGCTGAGATGCTGTACCTCTGTGGGGGCGCAACCAataatttatatatacactagatgactgataggggcgatgtgttgaagccaccgtgcctccatcttggcattCTCCCACTATCATAAACAAATATTTTGGatgctatagaaatgcatttattaatgtctacatttgtttttgctaggactgagtttgggaaacccttatATGGATGACTACTCCTACTAGGGACTGCCAATATGTCCGACAATCAAAAATCAGGACTATCAAAATACTGTAGCTGGATACCGCTAGGTCCACTATATTATATAATATCATGGTAATATCATACATTGGAAACCATTTTCAGTTATCTTGGTTACTGAAATGGACTTTGGCAAATGTGGCTGCTGCAGGTacaacaaactattatgacccctctatggaaagatgagactctcacaaacacgtttgctctacgacctccacaagtgtcttgggactcatctgaagtcggtacagacgatctgccaacttctgtctctAGCGTCCGAACAATTTGGGCtatacactaatatgacccctccgtggaaaggtgagactctcacaaacacttacggttgttttgctctaggacacccAGAGGCCTCACAAGACTTGCCTGAAGGTTTCCGGTACCAGTTGTACATATTGacactgtttagtgccaaaaataaagggttaaatacattcctgatctttcttatatctctcagatataggacatacACTTTATTTGATACTTTAAGGGGTGTTAAAATTCTAActgaaatagcaaaatgatccttgatatgaccttcttaaaacaattccatatagcttagtataaATATTTTGCAAGCTATAGTTTATATAGTTTTTTGCCACAGTTATTGTATTACAGACACGTTAATgctacttttaaattatattatgtgagctaaacacaAACATTTTtcttaaagtataattttttgagatgactaatgttagtgttcccactacaacaacaaaaatacttaaatacatgtaatttaatccttgaaacatttaattgaaatacagCAGAATTCCATTTGTTAGAGGACTGCTcttactggggagtgccaatatggccgaccggtgacttcaaagcctctcaatagccaatacatagcatcagcaatccagaaTTTACATACATCATTGGGTGTGATTGCAAGCCAACTGATTTGGCATGGAGTGGTTACACAATTGCAGCTTCACTACATTAGTTCCTTCTCTTGGATAGGTAACATAATAGACCTTTGCTCCATAAATGGTTTTACAGTCAACTGGGGTCACAGAAGAACAATAGAACGTGTGGGCCACTCAAAATAAAGGGTAGGAAAGAACACAGTGCAATACAATACGTTAAAATCAAAACAACTCATTCAAAAAAGAAATGTCACCAACAGAAGTTTCCATCTGTGATGAGAAAATAATCTTACatttcagcagacactcttatccagagcaacttacaaataagtgccttgctcaagggcacatcgacagatttattTCACCTTGTTGggtcgggtattcgaaccagcgacgtTTCGGTAACTGGCCCAGcattctaaccactaggctacctgccgatcTCTAACTATGTTCAATATTTACATCCATTTGGCTTTATACATGTCACTGTCATGATGTGTACGTGATTTACAGTATATTGGGAGGTTGTGAGTATTGGTCAGAGTGAGAGTCAGAAAATGACATCACTATTAACAGTTCAAACAGTAGCATTGCTTTGGTCAATGTGGTGTGTCGTCTTCCGtgaacagtctctctcccttagGCAGAAAGGACTTTACAACGTGGTGTGATTGCAAGCCAACTGATTTGGCATGTAGTGGTTACACAATTGCCGCTTCACCCAGACAGATCAAGTTATTGTCGGCCATTTTGTGATGCCAGAAGGTCTTGAGATGAGATGGTCGCTGGTATTACCCGTTtgtgctctccctccctcctttcttgtTGGTATCCGTTGGCAGTGGGTAGGTGGATTGTTGTTGATATGTCACCAACCTAAAGGGACAgagaaatatactgtatatatgactAACTGACAATGCAAACTTCTTCTAGTGAGAAAATAATAGAGTTGATGAATGTTGCCACATGACACTTATCTCACAAATGTCCTGTGCTCAAATCGCAGCAGCCCCAAAATATACAAACTCAGGCATGTCTTATCAATCCTTTGATTAAGTTGATAATTTGGATGACTAGATGATGAATGTCTGCACCAGTGCTGCAGATGCACAAACAGTAAAGGTGAGCAGAAACTCTCACAAGACACTGACCAAGTGAATACTTCAAATCTTAATGATTCTCAAAAGGAAATGCTCAGTATTGGTATGACACTCGACTGCCGCCATTTCATGGTGATGTGTAATAGTTGCAGGTCTGGTGATAAAATGGTTGCCAGTATCTCTCCTGAGGTCTGTGTCTATGTGTTATTGTTCTCTGGTAGGGGGAGGTGAGGTACTGACATTCTGCTGTGGCTTTAGCCGTAGTGCAGACAGGCAGACTGCCAAAAACATTGGCAAAGAACAAGGGACGGGCCTCCAGGGACTTTCCAAGACTTTGTGCTCTGTGTGGTAAAATAACAAACATTCATCCAGTACCACAATAAAATGTGCTCATGTACACACTCATGTGGACCAGACAACACTAAAAAGTAAGACAAAAGCTCATGCACAATAAAAATACAGGCAAACATTTTATCTCTAAGCCAATGCTTAGGTTACACTTCGCCACAAAATGGCTGCTGGCAAGTCTGTCACACTGATACTACACTTAGACAAAAGCATTCACAACAATGGGTATGGATGTGTACAGGAAATGTAAAACAAGTGTCAGATTAAATGTGAGGGGGTTTAGCAAAAGATACAAATGTTTAATCGATTATTTATTCTCTTGGATATGCAATGTAATAGACTTTTGCTCCAGAATATTATACATGGTTTTATAACGTGGGTCACTCACTGCCCCTCTATGTATTAATCAAACATTAAGAAATAGAAGAATAGGAagaatataatacaatacaataaaatCAAAACCACTCATACAAGGTAACAAAATGTCACCAACAGAAGTGTCCATCTCTTATGAAAACCCCCCGAATCTAACTATATTCAATATTTACTATTTACAGTTCAAACAGTAGCATTGCTTTGGTCAATGTGGTGTGTCGTCTTCCGTGAACAGTCTCTCTCTTAGTTTGTAGTAGCTCCCCTtcctgtccatcaactcctggtgAGTGCCCTGCTCCAGGACGGTCCCCTGGTCAATCAGAATGATCTGATCTGCCCTCTCAATGGTCTTCAGCCTATGAGCAATCACCAGCAGGGTCTGGGAGGGGCAGCTAGCCAGGGCCTCCTGGACCTGAGACAGAGGGAACATCTGAGTGAAACCGCTAGCTAGCTCTAGCCCTATTGAGAATGTAAATGCTAGCTATAGCTACTTAGTACATATGTGAAACCACTAGCACTAACCATATTGAGAGTATGAACGATGAAAGGCTAAAGGTATATGGTTCATGTGAGTAGGGAGGCCGTACCATGTGTTCGCTCTCAGTGTCCAGTGCGCTGGTGACCTCGTCCAGGATGAGGACCTGTGGCTCTCTGATCAGAGCTCTGGCGATGGCGATACGCTGCTTCTGACCGCCGGACAGCTGACCACCCCGCTCTCCTACATCTAATAgatgaacagacagacagtacattTATCGAGTCTCTCCCTGTGGTCATCCAGCAGTGATATATATAATATTCCTATTTGTCATTGATCATTGTACCTGTGTCGTAACCTTTCTCCAGTTGGCTGATGAAGCTGTGGGCATTGGCTCTGCGAGCAGCTTCCTGTACCCTCTCCAGAGAGCAGTCTGCCAGACCATAGGCAATGTTGTCCTTTATGGACCCAGAGAACAGAACAGGTTCCTGGCCCACCATGGCCACCTGGTAGGGCAAAACCAATCATAGGGCAAAACTAATCACCAATCAGCCAATCAAAACCAATGCATTGTTTTTTTTCCTGCGAAAATTCTTATAATGTTGGTAGCCATAAAGGCACGATAAAGTAAGTTATCTTGACTGCTATGCTTTCTCTAGAGATGTAAAAGTGGCAATATCTGTGTAGGTATAGTCTTATGACTTTGTGGTGCACGTGTGTTGGTAGTGGTGCTGGTTGCTGTCTATAATACCTTCCTGTGTAGGTAGTGGTGCTGGTAGCTCTGCAGTGGCAGTCCGTCCAATAGGATCTCTCCCTGCTGAGGCTGGTAGAACCTCTCCAGCAGACTGACACAGGTGCTCTTCCCCCCTCCTGACGGCCCCACCAGAGCAGTCAGCTGACCCGGCCTCAGCTCCAGAGAGAAGCCCTAACACAAGCAGAGAGCCAATGACACACTACCTCAGCAATGGCACAAGGAAAGGCAAAAATGTGGTGATGACGAAACTGCCCGGTAAGGTTGCCTTATGTTTTACCCTCCTCCCAGGTGAGCTTTACCTGCAGTACTTTACGTTCCTGGCGGGTAGGATAGGAGAAGGATAGGTTGTTGAAGTGGACGTGTCCAGTCAAGGTCTCTGGTTGGAGGGTCCCCTTGGTGCTGACCTGGGGCTCTCTGTCCAGGTACTCAAACACCTTACCAGCTGCCCCCACCGAATTCAGCATGTCGCCAAAAATGTAAATCAAAGTCtgagagggcagagggcagattTATTATACAGAATTGTGTCATCGTAACTCAATACATGTTAGTCTTTGGACTAACAGTTTCTACACtattaaaaatatgtattttgtaTTCCCTAACATTGATCTTTCTCGTCTCTATAGCAACTTTTACATGATGTACTTAGTaataaatgcattgccattaaacTTGTAATATTTATTCACCTCTTAATCGTCAATGGAACATTAACGGTTGTTGATAAGACATTTGCCTTGCTGTGAATGATGGGGCTGAGACAATGATAAAGTAGCATTACCGTACCCTGATATTGTCTGccatgtcagactggtagagaATGAAAGAGACCAGGTTCCCGGTGCTCATCTGACCTCGCTGGATAAACAGTCTGCCATAGTACAGCATGACCACCTGCATTACCAGCGCTGTTAGCTgtaacatacaaacacacagaatGTGATGAGTACATGCACTGACGATCACAAGAACTGGTGACCGGCAGTTTGCCTTATTCTCAATCAAGTAAAAAGCATTGAAGTATTTTGAGAATAAGGGGACAGGGAGTGATCCCTGCATACTCACTCTTCTCAGGAGCAGGTAGACTGCCCTGACGGTGTCCCGCCTGGTCTTAAGATTGTGGGTGTCCATCAACCTGTTGTTATAGCGACCAGTCTCACGCTGCTCAGTTTTGAAGCTTCGTACTGTCCGGATTCCCGCAACTGTTTCCCCCGCTGCCTCGTTCGCCCTGGCCATGGAGTCCTGCACCTCCTTAGAGAGCCTCTGAGGAACAGTCAATCCACAATAACATTTACTAGACTTTATAAGGTTACCCAGTACATTTAGCAGTCACCATCTTATGTACTGTATATTCACACCAAAAATAAGCTAATCATTTCAGGGCTTGCAGGGACCAATAGATAATTTCTGGACCTTCTGTTCTGGACACAAACGACTGTACTATACCTGGTAATAGTTGTCATGGACGCTTTGCAGCAGGCCGGTGATGGGCGTCTCCATCAGCATGAGCAGAGTGAGCTTCCAGGATAGGCTCATCATGAGCGACAGCATACCCACGGTCTTAATGAGGGTCCTCAGGAGGACATTGACATTTAGGGCCACCGCCCGGCCCATCAGGGTGGTGTCTGTGGACAGCCTGGACGTGATATCACCTACGACAGTTCACAGGTGAAAGGTTGAATAACCAAGGAGCATAGAAGAACAAACTGGTGGTGTGTTCAAGAGATATTCTGCCACGCATCAGAGGACAGTCCATTGGATGACAAAGGAAGTTCCATAGAAAGTCAATTTCAGCTACAGTAGTAATGTCATAAACAAACAAGGTTGCAACTTGATCCAGAAAGACAACAGATTGCACACTGATCATACTTTCGGATCACCATCATAAGATGTTTGGAATCATCAATGTGCCTCTACCTGTCTTGATGGTCTCAAAGAAGCCGATCTCCTGCTTTACCAGGGCCCCAAACAGCTTCACTTTCATTCTGCAGGTGAAGCTGTTGATAGCACACATGAAGAGGCCTCCACGACAGCCTGCACTGAAAGAGCTGCAACAAACAAACACCATAAGCTACAGTTGTGTTGGAATAATCAATCTGATGTTCACATCACAGCAGAGAGGTCAGTGTCTTCAATCACCAACATTGTTAAACGATACAACCTACAATGTGGAATGTGCGATATTGATGGAGAccgtatatacagtgagggaaaaaagtatttgatcccctgctgattttgtacatttgcccactgacaaagacatgatcagtctataattttaatggtaggtttatttgaacagtgagagacagaataacaacaaaaaaatccagaaaaaaacgcatgtcaaaaatgttattaattgatttgcattttaatgagggaaataagtatttgacccctctgcaaaacatgacttagtacttggtggcaaaacccttgttggcaatcacagaggtcagatgtttcttgtagttggccaccaggtttgcacacatctcaggagggattttgtcccactcctctttgcagatcttctccaagtcattatggtttcgaggctgacgtttggcaactcgaaccttcagctccctccacagattttctatgggattaaggtctggagactggctaggccactccaggaccttaatgtgcttcttcttgagccactcctttgttgccttggccgtgtgttttgggtcattgtcatgctggaatacccatccacgacccattttcaatgccctggctgagggaaggatgttctcacccaagatttgatggtacatggcccgtccatcgtccctttgatgcggtgaagttgtcctgtccccttagcagaaaaaacacccccaaagcataatgtttccacctccatgtttgacggtggggatggtgttcttggggtcataggcagcattcctcctcctccaaacacggcgagttgagttgatgccaa
It includes:
- the LOC121586462 gene encoding antigen peptide transporter 2-like encodes the protein MTKVMLRTCAFAMAVGLCIDIATFCALSFGSSIYETGPITFDAFGNLVRLWVVAGFRLVLLGLSLLTLGSIKPVFKRWLAAHCFLAPVYETGRLMVHGCSQESVYGPLGLGGPSLWLLCTAAAAAAALFWETTFPDSNGESNGKQKKQKARVLFMRVLIFYRPDTLLLVGAFIFLSLAVLCEMFIPFYTGKVIDILGTRYKWNDFLTAIILMGLYSLGSSFSAGCRGGLFMCAINSFTCRMKVKLFGALVKQEIGFFETIKTGDITSRLSTDTTLMGRAVALNVNVLLRTLIKTVGMLSLMMSLSWKLTLLMLMETPITGLLQSVHDNYYQRLSKEVQDSMARANEAAGETVAGIRTVRSFKTEQRETGRYNNRLMDTHNLKTRRDTVRAVYLLLRRLTALVMQVVMLYYGRLFIQRGQMSTGNLVSFILYQSDMADNIRTLIYIFGDMLNSVGAAGKVFEYLDREPQVSTKGTLQPETLTGHVHFNNLSFSYPTRQERKVLQGFSLELRPGQLTALVGPSGGGKSTCVSLLERFYQPQQGEILLDGLPLQSYQHHYLHRKVAMVGQEPVLFSGSIKDNIAYGLADCSLERVQEAARRANAHSFISQLEKGYDTDVGERGGQLSGGQKQRIAIARALIREPQVLILDEVTSALDTESEHMVQEALASCPSQTLLVIAHRLKTIERADQIILIDQGTVLEQGTHQELMDRKGSYYKLRERLFTEDDTPH